In a single window of the Candidatus Flexicrinis proximus genome:
- a CDS encoding extracellular solute-binding protein, giving the protein MKHFARLMFTALLLILVASLMSAPFSAQAITLRYANWNLGTAEENNLQRQLVAAYIELHPEVTVEFVDMSGDGRWDEKLTNLAARGELPDVFMADNTPYYVQNGWAADLAAMVQDDAAWQDVPQALRDAVTYSESVLGLPAAQFVMGYFVNQDLFEAANLDAPVYGVSADDLFAAASALTDVQQGVLGLHEMEPILGWYPSSQDSSLKWFSFDGAHMNYNADAFKAAVDKALEMRPNTWQGLSDEQKTAFASQGPWELFLNQESGAVWEGGWAIPAYSANATFNWDFVGIPGGNQAMVTDILVVSATSADVAAAYDFARWMSFAPEGYAKEAELASAAGLVPTRMPVSVSAESIDLYMSFMGERPGLRQALENLDNSLIESLAKIVPGYINARWEGKPGIDIGENLDVNVGFIFGNIASGSFKFSDYSAQLEEFSNNFLDTARAEMSN; this is encoded by the coding sequence ATGAAGCACTTTGCCAGACTCATGTTCACCGCCTTACTTCTGATTTTGGTCGCCAGCCTGATGTCCGCGCCTTTTAGCGCCCAGGCCATCACCCTTCGTTACGCCAACTGGAACCTCGGCACGGCAGAGGAAAACAACCTCCAGCGTCAGCTGGTCGCCGCCTATATCGAGCTGCACCCCGAAGTCACCGTCGAATTCGTCGACATGTCCGGCGATGGCCGCTGGGACGAAAAACTGACCAACCTCGCCGCTCGGGGCGAACTGCCGGACGTCTTCATGGCCGACAACACCCCCTACTACGTCCAGAATGGCTGGGCGGCTGACCTCGCCGCAATGGTCCAGGACGACGCAGCCTGGCAGGATGTCCCCCAGGCCTTACGCGACGCCGTCACCTACTCCGAAAGCGTGCTGGGTCTGCCCGCCGCCCAGTTTGTCATGGGCTACTTCGTCAACCAGGACCTGTTCGAGGCAGCCAACCTCGACGCGCCGGTCTATGGCGTGTCGGCCGATGACCTGTTTGCCGCCGCTTCCGCGCTCACCGATGTCCAGCAGGGCGTCCTCGGCCTCCACGAAATGGAACCCATCCTCGGCTGGTATCCCAGCTCCCAGGACAGCAGCCTCAAGTGGTTCAGCTTCGATGGCGCGCACATGAACTACAACGCCGACGCCTTCAAGGCCGCCGTCGACAAAGCCCTTGAGATGCGTCCCAACACCTGGCAGGGTCTCTCCGATGAACAGAAGACAGCCTTTGCCTCGCAGGGGCCGTGGGAGCTGTTCCTGAACCAGGAATCCGGCGCGGTCTGGGAGGGTGGCTGGGCGATTCCAGCCTACTCCGCCAATGCCACCTTCAATTGGGACTTCGTCGGCATCCCCGGCGGCAATCAGGCGATGGTCACCGATATCCTCGTCGTTTCCGCCACCTCGGCTGACGTCGCAGCCGCTTATGACTTCGCCCGCTGGATGAGCTTTGCCCCCGAAGGCTACGCCAAAGAAGCCGAACTGGCTTCCGCCGCCGGCCTCGTGCCCACCCGCATGCCGGTCTCCGTCAGCGCCGAAAGCATCGACCTCTATATGTCCTTCATGGGCGAACGCCCCGGTCTGCGCCAGGCGCTCGAAAACCTCGACAACAGCCTGATCGAATCGCTGGCGAAAATCGTCCCCGGCTACATCAACGCCCGTTGGGAAGGTAAACCCGGTATCGATATTGGCGAGAACCTCGACGTGAATGTCGGCTTTATCTTCGGCAACATCGCCTCCGGCAGCTTCAAGTTCTCGGACTACTCTGCCCAGTTGGAGGAATTCTCCAACAACTTCCTGGACACCGCTCGCGCCGAAATGTCCAACTAA
- a CDS encoding glycosyl transferase family 36: MTGKFENPYGYFAEGGREYVIGTPYTPRPWGNVISNGDYSMMISQTGSGYSWRGNAGQNRITRSFQDLVKDNWGKYLYIRDLQRQTYWSAAFKPVMHPYQRYQVVHGIGYSRFIQQVEDIESVLTVFVAAESPVEVMQLRLTNHSAQPRDLDVTSYAEWLLGFAPDEHREFHKLFIETSADVSEQAVFARKCLWGFPDDKGRHNNVDWPYTAFMAVSAPLKSYDCDKESFIGLYNNDDRPKAMVEPRLAGRVGRFTDAIAALQVAVALQPGESKTVVFTLGAAEDGREDVHDLIQRYTSVETSEIALQSVRSFWSRFLDVEQVETPDEALNFMTNVWLKYQAISCRLWGKSAFYQVSAGWGFRDQLQDSQIFLIGQPDYARKQLLLHASQQFIEGDVLHWWFSMRGGGPRTNCSDDLLWLPFILNSYLDETADFAILDEAIPYLNGPAEPLYDHCKRAIERSFSRFSPRGIPLMGDHDWNDGLSAVGTLLKGESFWVAEFLYMILGTFAPLARRRDDERFAQRCETVRVSLKDALNRHGWDGEWYLQATTDDGLLLGSHENEEGKIFLMPNIWAVISGTADQDRAQTAMASVTHLLLRDYGTLLNVPAFTRPRPDIGYVTRYAPGLRENGGVYTHAATWSVWAYARAGQPDLAYEAYRRICPPNRSADIDTYKAEPYVTPGNIDGPLSEFYGRGGWTWYTGSAQWLHRVATHWILGIRPQQDGLLVEPSIPAHWDRFKVTRRFRGAVYVIEVENPSRVNSGIRSVRVDGEPHTSNLLPIFADGKTHSVHIVMGP; this comes from the coding sequence ATGACCGGCAAATTTGAAAATCCTTACGGTTACTTTGCAGAGGGCGGTCGCGAATATGTGATCGGCACCCCCTACACGCCGCGCCCCTGGGGCAACGTCATCAGCAACGGTGACTACTCCATGATGATCTCCCAGACTGGCTCCGGCTATAGCTGGCGCGGAAACGCCGGCCAGAACCGTATCACCCGCTCATTCCAGGACCTCGTCAAAGACAACTGGGGCAAGTACCTCTACATCCGCGACTTGCAGCGCCAGACCTACTGGTCGGCTGCCTTCAAGCCCGTCATGCACCCCTATCAGCGGTATCAGGTCGTACACGGCATCGGCTATTCCCGCTTCATTCAGCAGGTCGAAGACATCGAAAGCGTCCTGACCGTTTTCGTGGCTGCTGAATCTCCGGTCGAGGTCATGCAGCTGCGCCTGACCAACCACAGCGCCCAGCCGCGTGACCTCGACGTGACCTCCTATGCCGAGTGGCTCTTAGGGTTTGCCCCCGATGAGCATCGCGAGTTTCACAAGCTCTTTATCGAAACCTCCGCCGATGTGAGCGAGCAGGCCGTCTTCGCCCGCAAGTGTCTGTGGGGCTTCCCCGACGACAAGGGCCGCCATAACAACGTCGACTGGCCCTACACGGCCTTCATGGCCGTCAGTGCCCCCCTCAAGTCCTACGACTGCGACAAAGAGTCCTTCATCGGCCTCTACAATAACGACGACCGCCCCAAAGCCATGGTCGAACCGCGCCTCGCAGGTCGCGTCGGACGTTTTACCGATGCCATCGCTGCTCTTCAGGTCGCCGTCGCCTTGCAGCCCGGCGAATCGAAGACCGTCGTCTTCACCCTCGGCGCCGCAGAGGACGGGCGTGAGGACGTCCACGACCTGATCCAGCGCTATACCTCGGTCGAAACCAGCGAGATCGCTCTCCAGTCCGTGCGCAGCTTCTGGTCACGCTTCCTCGACGTCGAACAGGTCGAAACCCCCGACGAAGCCCTCAACTTCATGACCAACGTCTGGCTCAAGTATCAGGCCATCTCCTGCCGCCTGTGGGGCAAGTCGGCCTTCTACCAGGTATCCGCCGGCTGGGGTTTCCGGGACCAACTGCAGGACAGCCAGATCTTCCTCATCGGTCAGCCGGACTACGCCCGCAAGCAGCTTCTCCTCCACGCCTCGCAGCAGTTCATCGAAGGCGACGTCCTCCACTGGTGGTTCTCCATGCGCGGCGGCGGCCCGCGCACCAACTGCTCCGACGACCTGCTCTGGCTGCCGTTCATCCTCAATTCCTATCTCGACGAAACCGCCGACTTCGCCATTCTCGACGAAGCCATACCCTATCTCAACGGGCCGGCTGAACCACTCTACGATCACTGCAAGCGCGCCATTGAGCGTTCGTTCTCGCGCTTCTCGCCGCGCGGTATCCCCCTCATGGGCGACCACGACTGGAACGACGGTTTGAGCGCCGTCGGCACGCTCCTCAAGGGCGAAAGCTTCTGGGTCGCCGAATTCCTCTACATGATCCTCGGCACGTTCGCTCCCCTGGCGCGCCGCCGCGACGATGAGCGCTTCGCTCAGCGCTGCGAAACCGTGCGCGTCAGCCTCAAAGACGCCCTCAACCGCCACGGCTGGGATGGCGAATGGTATCTCCAGGCCACCACCGATGACGGGCTCCTCCTCGGCTCCCACGAAAACGAGGAAGGCAAGATCTTCCTCATGCCCAACATCTGGGCCGTGATCAGCGGCACGGCCGACCAAGACCGCGCCCAGACCGCCATGGCCTCCGTCACCCACCTCCTGCTCAGAGACTACGGCACCCTGCTCAACGTCCCGGCCTTCACCCGCCCGCGCCCGGACATTGGCTATGTCACCCGTTACGCCCCCGGCCTCCGCGAGAACGGCGGCGTCTATACCCACGCCGCCACCTGGTCGGTCTGGGCGTATGCCCGCGCCGGCCAGCCCGACCTCGCCTACGAGGCCTATCGTCGCATCTGCCCGCCCAACCGCAGCGCCGATATCGACACCTACAAGGCCGAGCCTTATGTCACGCCCGGCAATATCGACGGGCCGCTCTCGGAGTTCTACGGGCGAGGCGGCTGGACCTGGTACACCGGCTCCGCCCAGTGGCTGCATCGCGTCGCCACCCACTGGATTCTGGGCATCCGCCCCCAGCAGGACGGCCTGCTCGTCGAGCCGTCGATTCCGGCTCACTGGGATCGCTTCAAAGTCACCCGCCGTTTCCGCGGTGCCGTGTACGTCATCGAGGTCGAGAACCCCTCGCGGGTCAATTCAGGTATTCGTTCTGTGCGCGTAGATGGGGAGCCTCACACCAGCAATCTTCTCCCCATCTTCGCCGACGGCAAGACTCACTCTGTACACATCGTGATGGGGCCATAG
- a CDS encoding carbohydrate ABC transporter permease codes for MTSRWLRRYTGTQNRGINPQGFHVSQLKFYILLVPLSVLMLLPIIYIFSSAFKPPDELFAYPPRFFVLNPTLKNFTDLFSRLSISGIPISRYLFNSILVTLVTVAASILVSSAAAYALSKKRFKLKQTLFAINTVALMFVPIAVNIPRFLVIERLQLLDTFWVHVLPVLAMPVGLFLLKQFIDGIPDEVIEAAQIDGASDWWIYWRIILPMIQPALATIAILTFQSAWNNADISTLYINNESLRTLAFYLGTLTATTATGAAAVAGQGIAAAAALIMFLPNLVIFIVLQRQVMSTMSHSGLK; via the coding sequence ATGACCAGCAGGTGGCTTCGCCGCTACACCGGCACACAAAATCGGGGCATCAATCCGCAGGGCTTTCACGTCAGCCAGCTTAAGTTCTACATCCTGCTGGTGCCGCTCTCCGTCCTGATGCTGCTCCCCATCATCTATATCTTTTCCAGCGCCTTCAAGCCGCCTGACGAGCTGTTCGCCTACCCGCCGCGCTTCTTCGTCCTCAACCCCACCCTCAAGAACTTCACCGACCTGTTCTCGCGCCTGTCCATCTCCGGCATCCCCATCAGCCGCTATCTGTTCAACAGCATCCTCGTCACCCTTGTCACCGTGGCCGCCTCCATCCTGGTCTCCAGCGCCGCGGCCTATGCCCTCTCTAAGAAACGCTTCAAGCTCAAGCAAACCCTGTTCGCCATCAACACCGTCGCCCTCATGTTCGTCCCGATCGCCGTCAACATCCCGCGCTTTCTCGTGATCGAACGCCTCCAGTTGCTCGATACCTTCTGGGTTCATGTCCTCCCCGTCCTCGCCATGCCGGTCGGCCTCTTTCTGCTTAAGCAGTTCATCGACGGCATCCCCGATGAGGTCATCGAAGCGGCCCAGATCGATGGCGCTTCAGACTGGTGGATCTACTGGCGCATCATCCTGCCCATGATCCAGCCCGCCCTCGCCACCATCGCCATCCTCACCTTTCAGTCCGCCTGGAATAACGCCGACATTTCCACCCTCTACATCAATAACGAAAGCCTCCGTACCCTCGCCTTCTACCTCGGCACTCTGACCGCGACCACCGCCACCGGTGCCGCTGCCGTCGCTGGCCAGGGCATCGCTGCCGCCGCCGCCCTCATCATGTTCCTGCCCAACCTGGTCATCTTCATCGTCTTGCAGCGTCAGGTCATGAGCACCATGTCGCATTCGGGGCTGAAATGA
- a CDS encoding YIP1 family protein, whose amino-acid sequence MKRSLSLLLLLLALSVAVAPVRAVSPYTTWTLGPGGYLWPMQDAYTPLREIVLPLSNPEDMFLAPDGFLYVADTGNGRIVRLDAAFQIAAEYGQGILDAPTGLFVDESGTLFIADAGKNAIVILDSSGTLRSEFGRPTEPLFGANRDFLPRKIAVDARENLYIVSEGSVDGLVMLNTNGSFIGYFGANSAQMSLKMILQRLFLTDEQLSQFIRNEAASPSNVTIDRQSLVYTITAGTERSTAIRKFTVSGKNLFDGMFGSNTFRDIDVSDDGLLVAVDSTGGIYEYDLNGTLLFVFGSQDRGDQRLGLLSSPTAIERIGEDLVVLDGSTLVTYRVTDLARRLHDGVRLYMDGFYTEARPYFEDVLTYNGLVIMAYQAIADAAYKEADYPAALEFYRYAEDRGGYSETFWELRNAVLQRSLGHALGLMFGAWLFLSVFSRLERRYKWLDPLRRAARALQKVRLVDDLAFLFRFIRQPADSFYYIKQNLRGSLLFALLIYAWVLAARILSIYLTGFVFSPFSTSWQIHIEMEVTYVVLPLLFWNVANYLVSTISDGEGRLRHVFIGSAYSLFPYALFALPIALLSNVLTLNEAFIHGFSTQIMWFWMGIMLVIMVREIHNYSVSETVRNIFATLFTMAMFLLTAYILYVLFTQLFEFIQAIVQEVSLHA is encoded by the coding sequence ATGAAACGGTCTCTCTCGCTTCTGCTTCTCCTATTGGCCCTGTCCGTTGCGGTCGCGCCGGTGCGCGCCGTCTCGCCCTATACCACTTGGACCTTAGGCCCCGGCGGTTATCTCTGGCCTATGCAGGACGCCTATACTCCGCTCCGCGAGATCGTGCTTCCCCTCTCCAATCCCGAAGACATGTTCCTCGCCCCGGACGGCTTCCTGTATGTCGCCGATACCGGCAATGGCCGCATCGTCCGCCTTGATGCCGCCTTTCAGATCGCCGCCGAATACGGGCAGGGCATCCTCGACGCGCCCACCGGCCTGTTCGTCGACGAATCCGGCACGCTCTTCATCGCCGACGCCGGCAAAAACGCCATCGTCATCCTCGACTCCTCCGGCACCTTGCGCAGCGAATTTGGCCGCCCCACCGAGCCGTTGTTTGGCGCCAACCGCGACTTCCTGCCGCGCAAGATCGCCGTCGACGCGCGCGAAAACCTCTACATCGTCAGCGAAGGCTCGGTCGATGGCTTGGTCATGCTCAACACCAACGGCAGCTTCATCGGCTACTTCGGCGCAAACTCGGCGCAAATGTCGCTCAAGATGATCCTTCAGCGCTTGTTCCTGACCGACGAGCAGTTGAGCCAGTTCATCAGGAACGAGGCCGCCTCCCCCTCCAACGTCACCATTGACCGCCAATCCCTCGTCTACACCATTACCGCCGGCACCGAGCGGAGTACCGCCATCCGCAAGTTCACCGTTTCCGGAAAAAACCTCTTTGACGGCATGTTCGGCTCCAACACCTTCCGCGACATCGACGTCAGCGACGACGGCCTGCTCGTCGCCGTCGACTCGACCGGCGGAATTTACGAGTACGACCTGAACGGGACGCTCTTGTTCGTCTTTGGCTCGCAGGATCGCGGCGACCAGCGTCTTGGGCTGCTCAGCAGTCCCACCGCCATCGAGCGCATCGGCGAAGACCTGGTTGTGCTGGATGGCAGCACCCTCGTCACCTACCGAGTCACCGACCTCGCGCGGCGCCTGCATGACGGCGTGCGCCTCTATATGGACGGCTTCTACACCGAAGCCCGCCCCTACTTCGAGGACGTACTGACCTACAACGGCCTGGTCATCATGGCCTATCAGGCCATCGCTGACGCCGCCTACAAAGAAGCCGATTATCCCGCCGCCCTCGAGTTCTATCGCTATGCGGAAGACCGCGGCGGCTACTCCGAGACCTTCTGGGAACTCCGCAATGCCGTCCTCCAGCGCTCGCTCGGCCACGCGCTTGGCCTCATGTTCGGCGCGTGGCTGTTCCTCAGCGTCTTCTCGCGCCTGGAGCGCCGCTATAAATGGCTCGACCCCTTGCGGCGCGCGGCGCGCGCGCTCCAGAAGGTCCGCCTCGTCGATGACCTTGCGTTCCTCTTCCGCTTCATTCGCCAGCCCGCCGATAGCTTCTACTACATCAAGCAGAACCTGCGCGGCAGCCTCCTCTTTGCGCTCCTCATTTACGCCTGGGTGCTGGCCGCGCGCATCCTCTCGATCTATCTGACCGGCTTCGTCTTTAGCCCTTTTTCCACCTCATGGCAAATTCACATCGAGATGGAAGTCACCTACGTCGTCCTGCCGCTCCTCTTCTGGAACGTCGCCAATTACCTCGTTTCGACCATCAGCGACGGCGAAGGCCGCCTGCGCCACGTCTTCATCGGCAGCGCCTACAGCCTGTTCCCCTACGCCCTGTTCGCCCTTCCCATAGCCCTCCTCTCCAACGTCCTGACCCTCAACGAAGCCTTCATCCACGGCTTCTCCACCCAGATCATGTGGTTCTGGATGGGCATCATGCTCGTCATCATGGTCCGCGAGATTCACAACTATTCCGTCTCGGAAACCGTCCGCAACATCTTCGCCACCCTCTTCACCATGGCCATGTTCCTGCTCACCGCCTACATCTTGTATGTGCTCTTTACCCAGTTGTTCGAATTCATCCAGGCTATCGTTCAAGAGGTCAGTCTGCATGCCTAA
- a CDS encoding sugar ABC transporter permease, producing MRIRTAFRAWLYKEGSAYAFLSAYALLFIVFIAVPVAAAFLLSFTFFDAIQPPRFIGLGNYISLLTQDDTFMKYVLSNTIQFAVIVGPGGYALAFLLAWVLAQLPRLPRTIFALILYSPSMTAGVAMAVVWKTLFSGDQTGYLNSFLMSLGLLAEPIQWLQSPQYLMTIMIVVTLWSSMGIGFLAMLAGILDISPELYEAAAIDGLSSRWQEIFYITIPSMRPQMLFGAVMSLVGTFQAGAIGVTLSGSNPTPQYAGQLIVNHIEDYGFLRYEMGYAAAVSVVLLLMVLFFSRLATRLFATES from the coding sequence ATGCGAATTAGGACCGCTTTCCGTGCGTGGCTCTATAAAGAAGGCAGCGCCTACGCCTTCCTGTCCGCCTATGCGCTGCTCTTCATCGTCTTCATCGCCGTGCCGGTCGCGGCGGCCTTCTTGCTTTCCTTCACCTTCTTCGATGCCATCCAGCCTCCGCGCTTCATCGGATTGGGCAACTACATTTCCCTGCTCACGCAGGACGACACCTTCATGAAGTACGTGCTGTCCAATACCATCCAGTTCGCCGTGATCGTCGGGCCGGGCGGTTACGCCCTCGCCTTTCTTCTCGCCTGGGTGCTGGCCCAGCTTCCCCGGCTCCCCCGCACCATCTTTGCCCTCATCCTCTATTCGCCCTCCATGACCGCCGGCGTCGCCATGGCCGTCGTCTGGAAGACCCTCTTCAGCGGTGACCAGACCGGTTACCTTAACAGCTTCCTGATGAGCCTAGGACTCCTCGCCGAGCCGATCCAGTGGCTCCAATCCCCTCAGTATCTGATGACCATCATGATCGTCGTCACCCTCTGGAGCAGTATGGGTATCGGCTTCCTGGCTATGCTCGCCGGCATCCTCGACATCAGCCCTGAGCTCTACGAAGCCGCCGCCATCGACGGCCTCAGCAGCCGCTGGCAGGAGATCTTCTACATCACCATCCCCTCCATGCGCCCGCAGATGCTCTTCGGCGCCGTAATGTCCCTCGTCGGCACCTTCCAGGCCGGTGCCATCGGCGTCACCCTCTCCGGCAGCAACCCAACCCCCCAGTACGCCGGGCAGCTCATCGTCAATCACATCGAGGACTACGGTTTCCTGCGCTACGAAATGGGCTACGCCGCTGCCGTTTCGGTGGTCTTGCTGCTCATGGTCCTCTTCTTCTCTCGCCTCGCCACCCGTCTGTTCGCCACGGAGTCGTGA
- a CDS encoding extracellular solute-binding protein, whose product MSTKRKRSFWAALSPIGLVTIILIFVGAPLIVSGQLPPGSGCQTQTPVESRIETSLEPDSAGRLPDDTLLHLIGPSAPAPSVIEVTAESFAVPLTQDEVSRLYAKSSVLLRRGETLRFDVSVPAAGDYTFTFDVAASSASGSPEGQLRVDGQFPIPGLQRFIFPVYFRGVADAFPKDRYGNDALIPQVREIRWTSAAARDVNFSQPYPLRVPLSAGDHRLQLTLASGELYVGSVYVAPASTYPGFTDYLAAHDSQDASGVLLTLEAELPSYKNDSSVRPASDRNLTVTPYDTYCLLLNTLGGEGWGKSGSAVYYQFEVPQDGLYAITFRALQSTRTNFTVFRRITVNGSVPFEELNAVPFPYSAAWEDIPLGGETPYRIFLLQGLNTLGIEATNAPYLPAIDTIQSALIDINTLALEIRRLTGNQRDPFREWVISDYIPDIRQRLDAIIQNLIDDKDTLLAIDQSGASPEVLTYQMAIDNLLFLAADPDQIPIYMSRFSEGTGSAAQQLGSLLPLLQLQPLALDKIYIHSSESAPVTPAAPLTTSLVEDFKRFLYSFRPDPYQSLDAADDELEIWVNRPRQYVNLLQLMADASFTPQTGIRVKFSIMPNESKLVLANAAGIQPDVALGVSTNIPYELAIRSALYDLRSFEDFDSFIPIFAPGSLLSYIIDDSVYALPETQDFWVTFYRQDILDSLGLPVPDTWDEVVEILPELQRFGMNYNAPLSSGSGQKGYLLTAPYLFNYGAQLYSDEGYATGLRSEEAVAAIRFMADSFTLYGMPLTTVSFYQDFRYGTLPVGISNTETYIKLVTTAPEIGGRWGISLYPATVLPDGTRSRYATGSAQTSIIFSNTDKAPQAWQFLKWWLSTPTQSDFQEQLVLNYGREYLWFSANLDAFSRLDIPEEHKSMILQQWQWLQEPVRLPGSYMQERELSNIWNRIVFDGVNPRVAIDRSVVIINREINRKMEEFGYLDEGRRVREFKIPTIESVTAWMHDAN is encoded by the coding sequence ATGTCCACGAAACGGAAGCGTTCTTTCTGGGCGGCGTTGTCGCCAATAGGTCTTGTTACGATCATCCTTATTTTTGTCGGCGCGCCCCTGATCGTCAGCGGGCAGCTCCCGCCGGGTTCGGGCTGCCAGACTCAAACCCCTGTCGAATCGCGCATCGAGACCTCGTTAGAGCCAGACTCGGCCGGCCGTCTCCCAGACGACACACTTCTGCACCTTATTGGCCCGTCCGCGCCGGCACCATCCGTAATCGAAGTCACCGCTGAGTCGTTCGCTGTGCCCTTGACTCAGGACGAAGTCTCGCGTCTGTACGCCAAATCCAGTGTCCTGCTCCGTCGCGGCGAAACCCTCCGCTTCGATGTCTCCGTCCCTGCCGCCGGGGACTATACTTTCACATTTGATGTCGCCGCCTCGTCAGCTTCCGGCTCCCCTGAGGGTCAATTGCGCGTTGACGGTCAGTTCCCCATTCCCGGCCTGCAGCGCTTTATCTTCCCGGTCTACTTCCGCGGCGTGGCCGACGCCTTTCCCAAAGACCGTTACGGCAACGACGCGCTGATCCCCCAGGTCCGCGAAATCCGCTGGACCAGCGCCGCCGCGCGTGACGTGAACTTCAGCCAGCCCTACCCGCTTCGCGTTCCGCTTTCTGCCGGTGACCACCGTCTGCAGCTCACCTTGGCCTCCGGCGAACTCTACGTAGGCAGTGTCTACGTCGCTCCGGCCTCCACCTATCCCGGCTTCACGGATTATCTCGCGGCCCACGACTCTCAGGACGCGTCCGGTGTCCTGCTCACCCTCGAAGCCGAATTGCCTTCGTACAAGAACGACTCCTCCGTCCGGCCCGCCAGCGATCGCAACCTCACCGTCACCCCCTACGATACCTACTGCCTTCTGCTGAACACGCTTGGCGGCGAAGGCTGGGGCAAGAGCGGCAGCGCCGTCTACTATCAGTTCGAAGTTCCTCAGGACGGGCTGTACGCGATCACTTTCCGCGCTCTGCAAAGCACCCGCACCAACTTCACCGTCTTCCGCCGCATCACGGTCAACGGGTCTGTGCCCTTCGAAGAGCTCAACGCCGTTCCCTTCCCCTATTCTGCCGCCTGGGAAGACATCCCCTTGGGCGGCGAGACGCCTTACCGTATCTTCCTCCTCCAGGGTCTGAACACGCTCGGTATCGAAGCCACCAACGCACCCTACCTGCCTGCCATCGACACCATCCAGTCCGCCCTGATCGACATCAACACCCTTGCGCTCGAAATCCGGCGCCTCACCGGCAACCAGCGCGACCCCTTCCGCGAATGGGTCATCTCCGACTACATCCCCGACATTCGCCAGCGCCTCGACGCCATCATCCAGAACCTGATCGACGACAAAGACACCCTGCTCGCCATCGACCAGAGCGGCGCCTCTCCTGAGGTGCTCACCTACCAGATGGCCATCGACAATCTGCTCTTTCTCGCCGCGGACCCCGACCAGATCCCCATCTATATGAGCCGTTTCTCCGAAGGCACCGGCTCGGCGGCCCAGCAGTTAGGCTCGCTCCTGCCGCTCCTTCAGCTTCAGCCGCTCGCCCTCGACAAGATCTACATTCATTCCTCCGAATCCGCGCCGGTAACCCCTGCTGCGCCGCTCACCACCTCGCTCGTCGAGGACTTCAAGCGTTTTCTCTACTCCTTCCGGCCCGACCCCTACCAGTCCCTCGACGCCGCTGACGACGAGCTGGAAATATGGGTCAACCGTCCACGCCAGTATGTCAACCTCCTGCAGTTGATGGCCGACGCCTCCTTCACGCCCCAGACTGGAATCCGCGTCAAATTCTCGATCATGCCCAACGAATCGAAGCTGGTACTCGCCAACGCTGCCGGCATTCAGCCCGACGTCGCGCTCGGCGTCAGCACCAACATCCCCTACGAACTCGCCATCCGCAGCGCCCTTTACGATCTGCGCTCCTTCGAGGATTTCGACTCGTTCATCCCCATTTTCGCCCCCGGCTCACTCCTCAGCTACATCATCGACGACTCCGTCTATGCCCTCCCCGAGACGCAGGACTTCTGGGTCACCTTCTACCGTCAGGACATCCTCGACTCGCTCGGTCTGCCTGTGCCCGATACCTGGGACGAGGTCGTCGAAATCCTGCCGGAGCTGCAGCGCTTTGGCATGAACTACAACGCGCCGCTCTCCAGCGGCTCCGGCCAGAAAGGCTATCTCCTTACCGCCCCCTACCTCTTCAACTACGGGGCGCAGCTCTATAGCGATGAGGGCTATGCCACCGGCCTGCGCAGTGAAGAGGCCGTCGCCGCCATCCGCTTCATGGCCGACAGCTTCACCCTCTATGGCATGCCCCTGACCACCGTCAGCTTCTATCAGGACTTCCGCTACGGCACCCTGCCAGTTGGCATCTCCAACACCGAGACCTACATCAAGCTCGTGACTACAGCGCCGGAGATCGGCGGGCGCTGGGGCATCAGCCTCTATCCGGCCACCGTCCTCCCGGACGGCACGCGCAGCCGTTACGCCACCGGTTCGGCCCAGACCAGCATCATCTTCAGCAATACCGACAAAGCCCCGCAGGCCTGGCAGTTCCTCAAGTGGTGGCTCTCCACCCCCACCCAGTCCGACTTTCAGGAACAGTTGGTCCTGAACTATGGCCGCGAATACCTCTGGTTTTCCGCCAACCTCGACGCCTTCAGCCGCCTCGACATTCCAGAGGAACACAAATCGATGATTTTGCAGCAGTGGCAGTGGCTTCAGGAACCTGTGCGCCTCCCCGGCAGTTATATGCAGGAGCGCGAACTCAGCAACATCTGGAATCGCATCGTCTTTGATGGCGTCAACCCGCGCGTGGCCATCGACCGCTCCGTCGTCATCATCAATCGCGAAATCAATCGCAAAATGGAAGAGTTCGGCTATCTTGACGAAGGTCGGCGTGTGCGGGAGTTCAAAATCCCTACCATTGAGTCCGTAACGGCGTGGATGCATGATGCGAATTAG